A section of the Lathamus discolor isolate bLatDis1 chromosome 6, bLatDis1.hap1, whole genome shotgun sequence genome encodes:
- the LOC136017755 gene encoding olfactory receptor 5G25-like — translation MKHDGWKKVNAIIKESSGTGAASVPHGIKNQIPQEAVSKQRKDRRVTMSNHIDVCLDKKQWSGFTSPQVFLFDLFGISECFLLASMAYDRYVAICHPLLYPLVMSPKCCFQLVTGSYLVGLTNGVAQTISMSTLSFCSSSTIDLFFCDISPLISLSTSNTTLSRIILTTAASLFGVSSILVVLLSYVAIIATILSINSAKGKRKAFSTCTSHLTTVSIFYGACFFMYLFPISDSTRGADKWAVVLYTVVTPMLNPLIYSLRNKEVKEALRRRLKIK, via the exons CACGATGGGTGGAAGAAGGTGAATGCCATCATCAAGGAGAGCTCAGGGACTGGGGCTGCCTCGGTCCCCCATGGGATTAAGAACCAAATTCCCCAGGAAGCCGTCTCCAAGCAGAGGAAGGACAGGAGGGTGACCATGAGTAACCA CATTGATGTTTGCTTGGACAAGAAGCAGTGGTCAGGATTTACCTCACCTCAGGTCTTCCTCTTTGATCTCTTTGGGATATCTGAAtgcttcctgctggcttcgATGGCCTATGACCGTTACGTGGCCATTTGCCATCCCCTGCTCTACCCCCTTGTCATGTCGCCAaagtgctgtttccagctggtGACTGGCTCGTACCTCGTGGGGCTGACCAATGGCGTGGCACAGACCATCAGCATGTCCAccctgtccttctgcagctccagcaccatcGACCTCTTCTTCTGTGACATTTCCCCTCTCATCTCTCTCTCCACCTCCAACACCACCCTCAGCCGCATCATCCTGaccactgcagcatctctctttGGTGTGTCCAGCATCCTGGTTGTCCTGCTCTCCTACGTGGCCATCATTGCCACCATCCTCAGCATCAATTCAGCCAAGGGCAAGCGCAAAGCCTTCTCTACCTGCACCTCCCACCTCACCACTGTCAGCATCTTCTATGGGGCGTgcttttttatgtatttattcccCATCTCAGACAGCACAAGAGGAGCAGATAAATGGGCTGTGGTGCTCTACACAGTGGTGACTCCCATGCTGAACCCCTTGATCTACAGCCTTAGGAATAAGGAGGTGAAGGAGGCGTTGAGGAGAcgcttgaaaataaaatga